From one Rosa rugosa chromosome 4, drRosRugo1.1, whole genome shotgun sequence genomic stretch:
- the LOC133742903 gene encoding auxin-induced protein 15A-like, protein MGFRLPGISNTKRSLTPYQTVSKTSDIPKGYFAVYVGESQKKRFVVPISYLNQPLFQDLLSQAEEEFGYHHPMGGITIPCSEDTFLDLTSHLSV, encoded by the coding sequence ATGGGTTTCCGATTGCCTGGAATCTCTAACACAAAGAGAAGTCTTACTCCATACCAAACCGTTTCAAAGACATCAGATATCCCAAAAGGCTACTTTGCGGTCTATGTTGGGGAGAGCCAGAAGAAACGATTTGTGGTTCCAATATCATATTTGAACCAACCTTTGTTTCAGGATTTGCTGAGTCAAGCTGAAGAAGAATTCGGATACCATCATCCAATGGGTGGTATCACAATTCCTTGCAGTGAGGACACCTTCCTGGATCTCACTTCCCACCTAAGTGTGTGA
- the LOC133742902 gene encoding serine/threonine-protein kinase rio2-like: MKLDVDVLRYLTKEDFRVLTAVEMGMRNHEIVPAELVERIAALKHGGTYKVMKNLLKHKLLHHDASKYDGFRLTYLGYDFLAIKTLVNRGVFSAVGRQLGVGKESDIFEVATEDGTVMAMKLHRLGRTSFRAVKSKRDYLKHRSSFNWLYLSHLAALREFSFMKALEEHGFPVPNAVDCNRHCVIMSLVPGYPLVQVKQLENPEIVFNTIIGLVVRLTEHGLIHCDFNEFNIMIDDDEKITMIDFPQMVSVSHRNAQMYFDRDVECVFKFFSKRFNMSFHECTADIDGTAVDTDDSGRPSFTSIAKDTGFLDKELSASGFTRKDQEEIAKFIEGGIKKVASSDDEDTEDDEHISVLNEANTMGVDSLHVADQTLQHDEQVEPEGNVRTCEAGPSSEPENEDGSNEEGDNETVTNDNDAELEKRLNKVRRRAVTAARGGRKTFASRNTYKDKGGKSSNSSKIQRQLSSW; the protein is encoded by the exons ATGAAGCTGGATGTGGATGTGTTGAGATACCTCACTAAAGAGGATTTCAGGGTTTTAACCGCTGTCGAAATGGGAATGAGAAAT CATGAAATCGTACCCGCTGAACTGGTGGAGCGTATAGCTGCGCTCAA GCATGGTGGCACTTACAAAGTTATGAAAAATCTGCTCAAGCATAAGCTCTTGCACCACGACGCCTCTAAAT ATGATGGGTTTCGGCTAACGTACCTCGGTTATGATTTCCTTGCAATTAAGACTTTGGTCAACCGTGGAGTCTTTTCAGCCGTTGGTCGCCAACTTGGTGTTGGAAAAGAGTCTG aTATTTTTGAGGTGGCCACCGAAGATGGTACAGTGATGGCAATGAAATTGCACAGGCTTGGTAGAACTTCTTTTAGGGCTGTCAAGTCTAAGCGTGATTACTTAAAACATCGTAGCAGTTTCAATTGGCTATACTTGTCCCATCTTGCTGCACTCAGAGAATTTTCTTTTATGAAG GCTTTAGAAGAGCATGGTTTTcctgttccaaatgcagtggaTTGTAACAGGCATTGTGTGATTATGTCACTAGTACCAGGCTACCCACT TGTGCAGGTGAAGCAATTGGAAAATCCTGAGATAGTTTTCAATACTATCATTGGGCTCGTTGTTCGTCTGACAGAACATGGTTTGATTCACTGTGACTTCAATGAATTTAACATTATG ATTGATGATGACGAGAAGATCACCATGATTGATTTTCCCCAAATGGTCTCTGTATCACATCGTAATGCACAAAT GTACTTTGACCGTGATGTGGAATGTGTCTTTAAGTTTTTCAGCAAGAG ATTCAACATGTCTTTCCATGAATGCACAGCTGATATTGATGGAACAGCGGTGGACACAGATGATAGTGGCAGGCCTTCTTTTACTTCAATAGCGAAAGATACTGGTTTTCTAGACAAGGAACTGTCTGCTAGTGGGTTTACTAGGAAGGATCAGGAAGAAATTGCTAAG TTTATTGAAGGAGGGATCAAGAAGGTTGCtagttctgatgatgaagatacTGAAGATGACGAGCACATCTCTGTGTTAAATGAAGCAAACACAATGGGTGTTGATTCACTGCATGTGGCAGATCAG ACGTTACAGCATGATGAGCAGGTTGAACCAGAGGGCAATGtaagaacatgtgaagcaggtCCCAGCAGTGAACCCGAAAATGAAGATGGGAGTAACGAG GAGGGAGATAATGAGACAGTTACTAATGACAATGATGCTGAGCTGGAAAAACGCTTGAACAAGGTGAGGCGACGTGCTGTAACAGCAGCCCGTGGAGGAAGAAAAACTTTTGCATCCAGAAATACCTACAAAGACAAGGGTGGAAAATCCTCTAACAGTTCCAAAATCCAGAGACAATTAAGTAGCTGGTAG